A region of Sparus aurata chromosome 8, fSpaAur1.1, whole genome shotgun sequence DNA encodes the following proteins:
- the setd6 gene encoding N-lysine methyltransferase setd6, with protein MATEAKRVKVADDSELSPLQNFLQWCDRVHLVLSSKVYVSKEGTVAEYGMLAKDNIEEGEVLFTIPRSALLHQGTTKLSALLEKEGSSLESSSGWVPLLLTLLYEYTSSQSHWKPYLSLWTSFKALDHPMFWPKEERDRLLKGTGIPEAVDRDLLNIQKEYTSVVLPFITKHSDLWNPDTHTLELYIQLVAFVMAYSFQEPQEDEDDEEEEEDEDKAPSPPMMVPMADMLNHVSNNNANLEFTPDSLKMVCVRPIHKGEEVFNTYGQMANWQLLHMYGFTEPYQSNSNDTADIPIDNFYEVATQGVQSDLERQLVEEKWEMLCEIMQDKAAFVFGKQGCLTDTELHTALKVLCMSKEEFSDFKDNEGWEEDEEDDEMISLAFSNEGLPELKASWKKLIHEAARLTVSSYGDKERKVEGEGVDSDRALIEDKAALAGLSSRNQNALQVRFGQKCILYRLMELTKS; from the exons ATGGCAACAGAAGCGAAACGAGTCAAG GTAGCTGATGATTCAGAGCTCAGCCCTCTGCAGAACTTTCTACAGTGGTGCGACAGAGTCCACTTAGTGCTCAGCAGTAAG GTGTATGTGAGTAAGGAGGGAACAGTGGCAGAGTATGGGATGCTGGCGAAGGACAACATAGAGGAGGGGGAGGTTTTATTCACCATCCCCAGATCAGCTCTTCTCCACCAGGGGACCACCAAGCTCTCTGCCCTGCTGGAGAAAG AGGGGTCATCTCTGGAGAGCTCGTCTGGCTGGGTTCCCCTGCTGCTGACTCTTCTGTATGAGTATACATCCTCACAGTCCCACTGGAAACCCTACCTCTCTCTGTGGACCAGCTTTAAGGCACTGGACCACCCAATGTTCTG GCcgaaagaggagagagacagactgtTGAAGGGGACGGGGATCCCGGAGGCTGTGGACAGAGACTTGCTTAACATCCAGAAGGAATACACCAGCGTGGTCCTTCCCTTCATCACCAAGCATTCTGACCTCTGGaaccccgacacacacacactggagctgTACATACAGCTGGTGGCCTTTGTCATGGCCTACAG TTTCCAGGAGCCACAGGAAGATGAGgacgatgaagaggaggaagaggatgaggacaAGGCCCCCAGCCCACCGATGATGGTTCCCATGGCGGACATGCTTAACCACGTGTCCAATAATAATGCCAACCTGGAGTTTACACCC GACAGTTTGAAGATGGTCTGCGTGCGCCCCATTCATAAAGGCGAGGAGGTGTTTAACACCTACGGGCAGATGGCCAACTGGCAGCTGCTGCATATGTACGGCTTCACCGAGCCGTATCAGAGCAACAGCAACGACACAGCCGACATCCCCATCGACAACTTCTACGAAGTCGCCACACAAG GTGTCCAGTCTGATTTGGAGCGGCAGTTGGTGGAGGAGAAGTGGGAGATGCTGTGTGAGATCATGCAGGACAAAGCAGCCTTTGTTTTCGGCAAACAGGGCTGCCTTACAGACACAGAGCTACACACTGCGCTCAAG GTGCTGTGCATGTCAAAGGAGGAGTTCTCAGACTTCAAAGATAACGAAGGAtgggaggaagatgaagaggacgACGAGATGATTTCCCTTGCTTTCTCTAACGAGGGACTCCCCGAATTAAAGGCTTCTTGGAAGAAGCTAATTCACGAAGCAGCTCGCCTGACTGTGAGTTCCTACggagacaaggagaggaagGTGGAGGGAGAGGGTGTGGACAGCGACCGAGCGCTGATAGAAGACAAGGCAGCACTTGCAGGACTGAGCAGCAGgaaccagaatgcactgcaggTACGCTTTGGACAGAAGTGCATCCTGTACAGACTGATGGAGCTCACCAAGTCATGA